One Salvia splendens isolate huo1 chromosome 22, SspV2, whole genome shotgun sequence DNA segment encodes these proteins:
- the LOC121788039 gene encoding adenylate kinase 4-like, giving the protein MADLEDVPSVDLMTELLRRMKCATKPDKRLILIGPPGSGKGTQSPIIKDEYCLCHLATGDMLRAAVAAKTPLGVKAKEAMEKGELVTDDLVVGIIDDALKKPSCQKGFILDGFPRTVVQAQKLDEMLDKRGVKVDKVLNFAIDDAILEERITGRWIHPSSGRSYHSKFAPPKVPGVDDVSGEPLIQRKDDTAAVLKSRLEAFHKQTEPVIDYYSKKGVVANLPAEKPPPEVTSEVKKALAS; this is encoded by the exons ATGGCGGATCTCGAGGATGTGCCATCTGTCGATCTCATGACGGAGCTCCTCCGCCGGATGAAATGCGCCACTAAACCAGACAAACGCCTCATCCTCATCG GTCCACCAGGGTCCGGAAAAGGTACCCAGTCACCAATAATTAAGGACGAATATTGCTTGTGCCATCTGGCCACTGGTGATATGCTTAGAGCAGCTGTTGCTGCCAAGACTCCTCTTGGTGTTAAGGCCAAGGAGGCCATGGAAAAG GGAGAACTTGTTACTGATGATTTGGTTGTTGGGATAATAGATGATGCATTGAAGAAGCCATCTTGTCAGAAAGGTTTTATTCTTGATGGATTTCCTAGGACAGTTGTCCAGGCGCAAAAG CTTGATGAGATGCTTGATAAGCGTGGAGTCAAGGTTGACAAAGTTCTTAATTTTGCAATTGATGATGCTATCCTGGAGGAGAGAATTACTGGTCGCTGGATTCATCCTTCTAGTGGCCGTAGTTACCACTCAAAGTTTGCACCTCCAAAAGTGCCTGGTGTTGACGAT GTATCTGGGGAGCCTTTAATTCAACGGAAAGATGATACAGCTGCTGTTCTCAAGTCGAGGCTCGAAGCTTTCCATAAGCAGACTGAGCCA GTTATTGACTACTATAGCAAGAAGGGTGTTGTTGCTAACCTTCCGGCAGAGAAACCTCCTCCAGAGGTGACATCAGAGGTGAAGAAGGCACTGGCGTCATGA
- the LOC121787161 gene encoding probable inactive leucine-rich repeat receptor-like protein kinase At3g03770, with translation MARFILSLLLSWSFLIWGTQQLQSSQTQVLLQLRKQLEYPKQLDYWENPGIDLCFASTPQVNITCQDSIVVEINIYGDANTRPPSFHGFPSPPQTLSGNFSMDSLVATLSRLNSLRALTLVSLGIWGPIPVKIHRLHSLESLDLSWNFLFGSVPVTFPRILSLQVLKLDGNFLNGTFPDWINPFSNLTSLSLRANRLEGPLPNSLQKLTSLTDINLSNNVINGKLMDLSGLSRLYWMDLSNNKLDSGLPSLPKGIATVVLSNNSFSGRIPEQYGKLRQLQQLDLSFNALTEVAGIVVLVALPDMALLNLGSNMLTGLLPSRLSCGSKLQLVDISNNRLKGVLPSCLSSNVKNRTVRFGGNCLATDPKHQHPEAYCASAAIIQEKTKPQEKKSVGVLIGVIGGIAVVVVLLAVGFLVFCRQYCPRGTSEQHLLHKAVHDNSVTGYTAEILTSARYISDAAKLGVQGSPAHRPFSLDELKASTNNFDSSALMGQGSTGKIYKGRLDNGTQVAIRCLVVSKKYTIRNLKLRLDLLAKLRHPHLVCFLGHCIENEGKEVSGANNVYLIYEYVPNGDYRAHLSETNPDKVLKWSDRLAILIGIAKAVHFLHTGVIPGFYSNRLKANNILLNEHRIGKLSDYGLSVVAQDIEKDEEKGGAMRSWHAKSLDDDIYSFGIILLESLVGPSVRARNESFLLNEMVSLGNPDGQRRVVDPIVLASCSQESLSIAISLTINCISPESSTRPSFEDVLWNLQYAAQVQATPNVDPKTGKTLVSP, from the exons ATGGCAAGATTCATTCTTTCACTCTTGCTATCATGGAGTTTCTTGATTTGGGGCACTCAGCAGCTCCAATCCTCTCAAACCCAAGTTCTTCTGCAGCTGAGGAAGCAATTAGAGTATCCAAAACAGTTAGATTATTGGGAAAATCCTGGGATTGATCTCTGCTTTGCCTCTACTCCACAAGTGAACATCACATGCCAAGACAGCATCGTGGTTGAGATCAACATATACGGTGATGCCAACACAAGGCCACCTAGTTTTCATGGATTCCCATCTCCTCCCCAAACATTGTCTGGGAATTTCTCCATGGATTCACTCGTGGCAACGTTGTCGAGATTGAACAGCTTGAGAGCTCTAACGCTTGTGTCTTTAGGCATCTGGGGTCCCATTCCGGTCAAGATTCATAGGCTGCATTCTCTTGAATCGTTGGATTTGAGTTGGAACTTTCTGTTTGGATCTGTTCCTGTCACTTTCCCAAGAATCCTCAGCCTTCAAGTGCTTAAGCTTGATGGGAACTTCTTGAATGGCACTTTTCCTGATTGGATCAATCCGTTTTCGAATCTCACGAGCTTGAGCTTGAGGGCGAACCGGCTCGAAGGTCCATTGCCTAATTCTCTGCAGAAACTTACCTCATTGACTGATATTAATCTGTCCAACAATGTGATCAATGGAAAGCTGATGGATTTAAGTGGTCTATCGCGGTTATATTGGATGGATTTGAGCAACAATAAGCTGGATTCCGGCCTTCCAAGTTTGCCAAAAGGCATAGCCACGGTCGTACTGAGCAACAACTCTTTCTCGGGGAGAATTCCTGAGCAGTATGGAAAACTGAGGCAGCTTCAGCAGCTCGACCTCTCTTTCAACGCGCTAACTGAGGTGGCTGGTATAGTGGTGCTCGTTGCGTTGCCTGATATGGCTTTGCTGAACTTGGGGTCGAATATGCTAACTGGATTGCTTCCATCGCGTTTGAGCTGTGGGAGCAAGCTTCAGTTGGTTGATATATCGAATAATAGGCTAAAAGGTGTGTTGCCGTCTTGTTTGAGCTCTAATGTGAAGAATAGAACTGTCCGGTTCGGTGGCAATTGCTTGGCCACTGATCCGAAGCATCAACACCCTGAAGCATACTGTGCGAGTGCTGCTATTATCCAAGAGAAGACGAAACCTCAGGAGAAGAAAAGTGTGGGAGTGTTGATAGGTGTCATTGGTGGGATTGCTGTGGTTGTGGTGCTTCTAGCCGTTGGCTTTCTTGTGTTCTGTCGGCAGTATTGCCCTAGAGGGACGTCTGAGCAGCACTTGCTGCATAAGGCGGTTCATGATAATTCTGTCACCGGATACACTGCTGAGATTCTGACCAGTGCTA GGTATATTTCGGATGCAGCAAAGCTAGGCGTGCAGGGCTCACCGGCTCATCGCCCCTTTTCACTCGATGAGTTGAAGGCATCTACTAACAACTTTGACAGTTCCGCATTGATGGGCCAAGGCTCGACTGGAAAG ATATACAAAGGAAGACTAGACAACGGCACCCAGGTAGCTATACGGTGCCTGGTAGTGTCGAAAAAATACACAATCCGGAATCTTAAACTGAGACTAGATTTGTTGGCTAAGCTCCGGCATCCTCATCTTGTCTGCTTCTTGGGACATTGCATCGAGAATGAAGGAAAAGAAGTGTCTGGTGCCAACAATGTCTATCTTATCTATGAATATGTCCCAAATGGAGATTATCGAGCTCATCTTTCTG AAACGAATCCAGACAAGGTGCTCAAATGGTCTGATAGGCTGGCTATATTGATTGGCATTGCTAAGGCTGTCCATTTTCTGCATACTGGAGTTATTCCCGGCTTCTATAGCAACAGGTTGAAGGCAAATAACATCTTGTTAAACGAGCATAGGATTGGAAAGCTGAGCGATTATGGACTGTCTGTTGTAGCTCAAGATATTGAGAAAGACGAG GAGAAAGGAGGAGCCATGAGATCATG GCACGCGAAGAGCTTGGATGATGATATTTATAGCTTTGGTATCATACTACTGGAGTCGCTTGTTGGGCCTTCAGTGCGTGCTAGAAATGAGTCATTTCTACTCAATGAAATG GTTTCCCTTGGAAATCCAGACGGGCAGAGGCGAGTAGTTGATCCAATCGTGCTGGCATCTTGCTCGCAAGAGTCACTTTCCATCGCCATATCCTTGACGATTAACTGCATTTCTCCCGAGTCATCAACTCGCCCTTCTTTTGAGGATGTTCTCTGGAACTTGCAGTATGCAGCTCAAGTTCAGGCGACGCCAAATGTTGATCCAAAAACAGGGAAAACACTAGTGTCTCCATAA